Proteins co-encoded in one Spirosoma endbachense genomic window:
- the fabF gene encoding beta-ketoacyl-ACP synthase II, with the protein MTLKRVVVTGLGALTPIGNDVPTYWNNLSAGVSGAGPITKFDASKFRTQFACEVKGLDVTQFIPRQDARKMDAFTHYALIATDEAIRDSGMDLEKIDRNKVGVIWGSGIGGLKSFEDEMIDYAKGDGTPRINPFFIVRMIADSASGQISMRYGFRGPNYVTVSACASTNNGIIDAFNYIRLGRMIMCVVGGSEAAVTRAGIGGFNANRALSERNSSPETASRPYDKDRDGFVLGEGAGSLILEEYEHAKARGAKIYAELIGGGMSSDAYHITAPHPEGLGAYLAMKDALDDAGIAPTEIDYINTHGTSTPVGDPQELKAIHQLFGDHSFKINISSTKSMTGHLLGAAGAVEAIASIKALEHQLVPPTINLFNVDEEIDSRFNLTPLKAQTRSLTTVMSNAFGFGGHNAIVIFRKLS; encoded by the coding sequence ATGACGTTAAAACGAGTAGTCGTAACGGGTTTAGGCGCACTTACGCCGATTGGTAATGATGTACCGACCTATTGGAACAACTTATCAGCCGGCGTAAGCGGTGCCGGCCCGATCACGAAATTTGATGCCTCCAAATTTCGCACGCAGTTCGCTTGTGAAGTAAAAGGGCTCGATGTCACGCAGTTCATCCCTCGGCAGGATGCCCGCAAAATGGATGCGTTTACCCATTATGCACTCATCGCTACCGACGAGGCCATCCGGGATTCCGGAATGGACCTCGAAAAAATTGATCGAAACAAAGTTGGTGTCATCTGGGGGTCGGGTATAGGCGGTCTGAAGTCATTCGAAGACGAAATGATCGACTATGCGAAAGGCGATGGCACTCCCCGCATCAATCCATTCTTTATCGTTCGCATGATCGCCGACAGCGCGTCGGGCCAGATTTCCATGCGTTACGGTTTCCGTGGTCCTAATTACGTTACTGTTTCGGCCTGCGCTTCAACGAACAACGGCATTATCGATGCTTTCAATTATATTCGGTTAGGCCGGATGATTATGTGCGTTGTCGGTGGCTCTGAAGCCGCCGTTACCAGAGCAGGTATTGGTGGTTTCAATGCAAATCGTGCTCTTTCGGAACGAAACAGTTCTCCCGAAACGGCATCAAGACCTTATGATAAAGATCGTGATGGTTTTGTACTGGGCGAAGGGGCTGGCTCACTCATTCTGGAGGAATACGAGCACGCGAAAGCAAGAGGAGCCAAAATCTATGCCGAACTGATCGGTGGTGGTATGTCGTCCGACGCTTATCACATCACAGCTCCCCATCCAGAAGGACTCGGTGCCTATCTGGCCATGAAAGATGCACTCGACGATGCGGGTATTGCGCCAACGGAGATTGATTATATCAATACGCATGGTACATCGACCCCTGTTGGTGATCCGCAGGAACTGAAAGCGATTCATCAATTGTTTGGTGATCATTCGTTTAAGATAAATATCAGCTCCACCAAGTCTATGACGGGCCATTTGCTGGGGGCGGCTGGAGCCGTTGAAGCGATTGCCAGTATTAAGGCTTTGGAGCATCAGCTTGTACCGCCTACCATTAACTTGTTTAATGTGGACGAGGAGATAGACTCTCGTTTCAATCTGACACCGCTAAAAGCCCAGACACGTTCACTGACCACCGTGATGAGTAATGCGTTCGGTTTTGGCGGTCATAATGCCATCGTTATTTTTCGTAAACTAAGTTGA
- the rnc gene encoding ribonuclease III, giving the protein MQLALPRSLFNPFDWFRSSDANPRKNLRRSIAHIIGERPSNIGLYQLALRHTSASKATAIEGFRESNERLEYLGDAVLGMVIAEFLFKKYPYKDEGFLTEIRSRIVNRETLNGISRKIGLDHLIEYDGSRTRSLPARTSMYGDALEALVGAVYLDKGFRFSRRFILKELLSHYDIDSVVQNNVNFKSRLIEWAQRAGKEIRFEILSEKGNSHFREFIAQVTIDEEQFATGSGYSKKKAEQAAAEKALELLDAK; this is encoded by the coding sequence GTGCAACTCGCGCTGCCCCGTAGTTTGTTCAATCCGTTCGACTGGTTCCGGTCAAGCGACGCTAACCCCCGTAAAAATTTGCGGAGGTCGATCGCTCATATCATTGGGGAACGTCCGTCAAACATAGGCCTTTACCAACTGGCATTACGGCATACCTCGGCTTCGAAGGCGACAGCGATTGAGGGCTTTCGTGAATCCAATGAACGGTTAGAATACCTGGGTGATGCCGTTTTAGGGATGGTTATTGCGGAGTTCCTGTTCAAAAAATATCCCTACAAAGACGAAGGCTTCTTAACCGAGATTCGCTCACGAATTGTTAATCGCGAAACGCTGAACGGAATTTCACGAAAGATAGGCCTCGATCACCTGATCGAGTACGACGGTAGCCGAACTCGGAGCCTTCCTGCCCGTACATCCATGTACGGTGACGCGCTGGAAGCGTTGGTTGGCGCCGTCTATCTGGACAAAGGCTTTCGGTTTTCCCGCCGGTTTATTCTGAAAGAATTGCTTTCTCATTACGACATCGATTCGGTCGTTCAGAATAATGTAAACTTTAAAAGCCGCCTGATCGAGTGGGCGCAACGGGCGGGCAAAGAAATCCGTTTCGAAATTTTGTCCGAAAAAGGCAATAGCCATTTTCGCGAATTCATTGCGCAGGTCACAATCGATGAAGAGCAATTTGCTACTGGTAGCGGCTACAGCAAAAAGAAAGCTGAGCAGGCAGCCGCCGAGAAAGCCCTTGAGCTTTTAGACGCTAAATAA